A genomic window from Streptomyces brevispora includes:
- a CDS encoding GNAT family N-acetyltransferase — MNIHTRAFDHPDAVKLNDRVQLEYAERYGDEGDITPLDATMFDPPHGLYLIAYDASDSPVATGGWRSQERNGEGYSDGDAELKRMYVIPEGRGHGLARRILADLEADARAAGRVRMVLETGNRQPEAIALYTSSGYEPCAKFGHYRTYESSLCYAKPLR; from the coding sequence ATGAATATTCATACTCGTGCCTTCGATCACCCTGACGCCGTCAAACTCAACGATCGCGTCCAGCTCGAATACGCCGAGCGCTACGGGGACGAGGGCGATATCACACCGCTGGACGCCACGATGTTCGATCCGCCGCACGGCCTGTACCTGATCGCCTACGACGCGTCGGACAGCCCGGTCGCCACCGGCGGCTGGCGCTCGCAGGAGCGCAACGGCGAGGGGTACTCCGACGGGGACGCCGAGCTGAAGCGGATGTACGTGATACCCGAGGGCCGCGGCCATGGTCTGGCCCGCCGCATCCTGGCCGACCTGGAGGCCGACGCCCGTGCGGCCGGCCGCGTCCGCATGGTCCTGGAGACCGGCAACCGGCAGCCCGAGGCGATCGCCCTGTACACCTCCAGTGGCTACGAGCCCTGCGCGAAGTTCGGCCACTACCGGACGTACGAGAGCAGCCTCTGCTACGCCAAGCCGCTGCGGTAG
- a CDS encoding SDR family oxidoreductase → MSGRHSLEGQVVVVTGAARGVGELLARKLSARGAKLALVGLEPDELKKVSERLHGDSDHWHADVTDHEAMARVAQEVKERFGKIDVVVANAGVASGGPFVDSDPVAWRRVIEVNLIGGAVTCRAFLPILMESRGYFLQIASLAAITPAPMMTAYCASKSGVEAFAHSLRAEVGYRGVKVGVGYLSWTDTDMVRGADEDDVMRELRQRLPWPSNLTYPLGPAVERIVAGIERRSAHVYAQWWLRGMQSVRGFLPTLIGVVGQREMQRFGPRLDGVNKGLVGAGGAADQDERAAHTQRE, encoded by the coding sequence ATGAGCGGCAGGCACAGTCTCGAAGGTCAGGTCGTCGTCGTCACGGGCGCCGCACGCGGTGTGGGCGAGCTGCTGGCCCGCAAGCTCTCGGCACGCGGCGCGAAGCTCGCGCTGGTCGGCCTGGAGCCGGACGAGCTGAAGAAGGTCTCGGAGCGGTTGCACGGCGACAGCGACCACTGGCACGCCGACGTCACCGACCACGAGGCGATGGCCCGGGTCGCGCAGGAGGTCAAGGAGCGCTTCGGCAAGATCGACGTCGTCGTCGCCAACGCGGGCGTCGCCTCGGGCGGCCCGTTCGTCGACTCCGACCCGGTGGCCTGGCGACGCGTCATCGAGGTCAACCTGATCGGTGGCGCGGTCACCTGCCGCGCGTTCCTGCCGATCCTGATGGAGAGCCGCGGCTACTTCCTCCAGATCGCCTCGCTCGCCGCGATCACCCCGGCGCCGATGATGACCGCGTACTGCGCGTCCAAGTCGGGCGTCGAGGCGTTCGCGCACAGCCTGCGCGCGGAGGTCGGCTACCGGGGCGTGAAGGTCGGCGTCGGCTACCTCTCCTGGACCGATACGGACATGGTGCGCGGCGCCGACGAGGACGACGTGATGCGGGAGCTGCGGCAGCGGCTGCCCTGGCCGTCGAACCTGACGTACCCGCTCGGCCCGGCCGTCGAGCGGATAGTGGCCGGCATCGAGCGGCGCTCCGCGCATGTGTACGCGCAGTGGTGGCTGCGGGGCATGCAGTCCGTGCGGGGCTTCCTGCCGACGCTGATCGGCGTCGTCGGCCAGCGCGAGATGCAGAGGTTCGGCCCGCGGCTGGACGGCGTCAACAAGGGGCTCGTCGGTGCGGGCGGTGCCGCTGACCAGGACGAACGGGCGGCGCACACGCAGCGTGAGTGA
- a CDS encoding ATP-binding cassette domain-containing protein: MRCADTAPARSSHSTARVGIRPAPERDAPTVGLAEKCTGFGPGAARRYRRDVLGYLFQNYALIENATVAANLEVAMKPRRKRGDSPTVADALERVGLDGREKEQVHRLSGGEQQRVALARLIVKQPALVLADEPTGALDHDNTTLVVDILRTMSDDGCAVVIATHNDAVRDRCDTVLTVGSTTEPEPVKKKEHA, from the coding sequence GTGCGCTGTGCGGACACCGCCCCGGCACGTTCCAGCCACTCGACGGCGCGCGTAGGCATCCGGCCCGCGCCTGAACGCGACGCCCCCACCGTAGGGCTGGCCGAAAAATGCACGGGCTTCGGCCCGGGCGCCGCCCGGCGCTACCGGCGCGATGTACTCGGCTACCTCTTCCAGAACTACGCCCTGATCGAGAACGCGACTGTCGCCGCCAACCTCGAAGTGGCCATGAAACCGCGCAGGAAGCGGGGGGACTCCCCGACCGTCGCCGACGCCCTCGAACGCGTCGGGCTGGACGGCCGCGAGAAGGAACAGGTCCACCGACTCAGCGGCGGCGAACAGCAGCGCGTCGCGCTGGCCCGCCTCATCGTCAAACAACCGGCCCTCGTGCTGGCCGACGAACCCACCGGCGCGCTCGACCACGACAACACCACCCTGGTGGTGGACATCCTCCGCACGATGAGTGATGACGGCTGCGCCGTGGTCATCGCCACGCACAACGACGCTGTCCGAGACCGCTGCGACACCGTCCTGACGGTAGGAAGCACGACGGAACCGGAGCCCGTCAAGAAAAAGGAGCACGCATGA
- a CDS encoding substrate-binding domain-containing protein: MSARTLVRSLIATTGALAVLSLTGCGAISSSDSGASDDGSFKLASYIQQRIDGDKPMRIKLSYHDPSLAFATPISAGMKKAGTEFKAETALIGPTGGDAAKQVSEIQTLIQQKAVDGLAVSSASSDALKPVIAQAYNAGIPVISFNTDNPDSKQMGFVGQDLKASGESQAKRLREELKGTKSGKVVVFSVDTGAGWSHDRFGGFKKGMEGSGLEIVGPVNVGNEPSAAYNTVESTMSGQSGVVAVAGLDCCSTTAAAKWVSGAKNKGSLPMGGFDLLPQTAEYLESGVINFTISQNPTEQGYQAVKVLFDFLAKGTEITGVNTGAQFVTRENLGEATVEK, from the coding sequence ATGTCTGCGCGCACTCTCGTCAGAAGCCTCATCGCCACCACCGGTGCCCTGGCCGTCCTGAGCCTCACCGGGTGCGGCGCCATCTCCTCCTCCGACAGCGGAGCCTCCGACGACGGCTCCTTCAAGCTCGCCTCGTACATCCAGCAGCGGATCGACGGCGACAAGCCGATGCGGATCAAGCTCAGCTACCACGACCCCTCGCTGGCCTTCGCCACCCCGATCAGCGCGGGCATGAAGAAGGCGGGCACGGAGTTCAAGGCCGAGACCGCCCTCATCGGACCCACCGGTGGGGACGCCGCCAAGCAGGTGTCCGAGATACAGACGCTGATCCAGCAGAAGGCCGTGGACGGTCTCGCGGTCTCCTCCGCGTCCAGCGACGCGCTGAAGCCGGTCATCGCCCAGGCGTACAACGCGGGCATCCCCGTCATCTCCTTCAACACCGACAACCCCGACTCCAAGCAGATGGGCTTCGTCGGCCAGGACCTCAAGGCATCCGGGGAGTCGCAGGCCAAGCGGCTGCGGGAGGAGCTGAAGGGGACCAAGAGCGGCAAGGTCGTCGTGTTCTCCGTGGACACCGGAGCGGGCTGGTCGCACGACCGCTTCGGCGGCTTCAAGAAGGGCATGGAGGGCAGCGGGCTGGAGATCGTCGGCCCGGTGAACGTCGGCAACGAACCCAGCGCCGCGTACAACACCGTCGAGTCCACGATGTCCGGCCAGTCCGGCGTGGTGGCCGTCGCCGGGCTCGACTGCTGCTCCACGACCGCCGCGGCCAAGTGGGTGTCGGGGGCCAAGAACAAGGGCTCCCTCCCGATGGGCGGCTTCGACCTGCTTCCGCAGACGGCCGAGTACCTGGAGAGCGGCGTCATCAACTTCACGATCAGCCAGAACCCGACCGAGCAGGGCTACCAGGCCGTCAAGGTGCTGTTCGACTTCCTCGCCAAGGGCACCGAGATCACCGGCGTGAACACCGGAGCACAGTTCGTCACCCGGGAAAACCTCGGCGAAGCGACGGTCGAGAAGTGA
- a CDS encoding SAM-dependent methyltransferase — protein MTAGIPHPRIDTSKPHPARVYDWLLGGKDNYPVDQRVAEKLPEEARGNAARNRAFMHRASAWLARGGIDQFLDIGTGIPTEPNLHQIVQAITPTARIVYADNDPIVLRHAEALLVSSPEGATHYLHADAREPEAILERARRLLDFDRPIALSLIALMHFVPDDQDPYGITRTLVDALAPGSFLVLSHGTADQHPELKQETETAYRKGAIALRMRTRGEVEPFFEGLELVGPGLVPATEWYREEPAPVVERSGFYVGVGRVR, from the coding sequence GTGACGGCCGGCATACCCCACCCGCGGATCGATACCAGCAAGCCTCACCCCGCGCGCGTCTACGACTGGCTGCTGGGCGGCAAGGACAACTATCCGGTCGATCAGCGGGTGGCGGAGAAACTGCCGGAGGAGGCGCGGGGCAACGCGGCGCGCAACCGGGCGTTCATGCACCGGGCGTCGGCCTGGCTGGCACGGGGCGGGATCGACCAGTTCCTCGACATCGGCACCGGAATCCCCACGGAGCCCAACCTCCACCAGATCGTCCAGGCGATCACGCCGACGGCCCGGATCGTGTACGCGGACAACGACCCGATCGTGCTGCGCCACGCGGAGGCACTGCTCGTCAGCAGCCCCGAAGGGGCCACGCACTACCTCCACGCCGATGCGCGGGAGCCGGAGGCGATCCTCGAACGGGCGCGGAGGCTGCTGGACTTCGACCGGCCCATCGCCCTGTCGCTCATCGCGCTGATGCACTTCGTGCCGGACGACCAGGACCCGTACGGCATCACCCGCACCCTGGTCGACGCGCTGGCCCCGGGCAGCTTCCTGGTTCTCTCGCACGGCACCGCCGACCAGCATCCGGAGCTGAAGCAGGAGACCGAGACGGCGTACCGGAAGGGCGCCATCGCGCTGCGGATGCGCACACGCGGCGAGGTGGAGCCGTTCTTCGAGGGGCTGGAACTCGTCGGACCCGGGCTCGTCCCCGCGACCGAGTGGTACCGGGAGGAGCCGGCGCCGGTCGTGGAGCGCAGCGGGTTCTACGTGGGCGTAGGGCGGGTCCGGTAA
- a CDS encoding flavin-containing monooxygenase has product MAQHEHVRVAVIGSGFGGLGAAVRLRREGITDFVILERAGSVGGTWRDNSYPGCACDVPSHLYSFSFAPNPDWPRTFSGQEHIRAYLEHVADTFGLRPHLRLNHEVTMMRWDGDELHWVIESANGTTVVADVVVSATGPLSDPKMPDIPGLADFPGKVFHSARWDHDADLTGKRVAMIGTGASAIQIVPALQPKAARLTLFQRTPPWVMPRMDRAISGAERWLHRTLPFTGTARRGLLWGIRELQVSAFTKHPDQLGLVERIAKSNMARSIKDPALRAKLTPSYRIGCKRILLSSAYYPALAQPNVDVVASGLSEVRGSTVVASDGTEAEVDAIVLGTGFHVTDMPIADRVVGAEGVTLAESWKGGMRALRGASAAGFPNWMTIIGPNTGLGNSSMILMIEAQLNYMADYLRQLDVLGGRAALDARPSAVGAWNRRVQDRMRRTVWNTGGCTSWYLDANGRNTTVWPGTTAEFRRATRTVDISEYQVVRVPAQRDAKKAVAEEVAG; this is encoded by the coding sequence ATGGCCCAGCACGAACACGTACGAGTGGCGGTGATCGGATCCGGATTCGGGGGGCTCGGGGCCGCGGTCCGGCTCCGCCGCGAGGGCATCACCGATTTCGTGATCCTGGAACGCGCCGGTTCGGTCGGCGGCACCTGGCGCGACAACAGCTACCCGGGCTGCGCCTGCGACGTACCGTCCCACCTCTACTCGTTCTCGTTCGCCCCCAACCCCGACTGGCCGCGCACCTTCTCCGGGCAGGAGCACATACGCGCCTACCTGGAGCATGTCGCGGACACCTTCGGGCTGCGTCCGCACCTCAGGCTGAACCACGAGGTGACGATGATGCGCTGGGACGGCGACGAGCTGCACTGGGTCATCGAGAGCGCGAACGGCACGACGGTCGTGGCCGATGTCGTCGTCTCCGCGACCGGTCCGCTCTCCGACCCGAAGATGCCCGACATACCCGGGCTCGCGGACTTCCCCGGCAAGGTCTTCCACTCCGCCCGCTGGGACCACGACGCCGACCTGACCGGCAAGCGCGTCGCGATGATCGGCACCGGCGCCTCCGCGATACAGATCGTGCCGGCGCTCCAGCCGAAGGCCGCGAGGCTCACCCTGTTCCAGCGCACCCCGCCGTGGGTCATGCCGCGGATGGACCGCGCCATCAGCGGCGCCGAGCGGTGGCTGCACCGCACGCTTCCGTTCACCGGCACCGCGCGCCGCGGACTGCTCTGGGGCATAAGGGAGTTGCAGGTCAGCGCCTTCACCAAGCACCCGGACCAGCTGGGTCTGGTCGAGCGGATAGCCAAGTCCAACATGGCGCGCTCCATCAAGGACCCGGCGCTGCGGGCCAAGCTGACCCCCTCGTACCGCATCGGCTGCAAGCGCATCCTGCTCTCCAGCGCCTACTACCCGGCGCTCGCCCAGCCCAATGTGGACGTGGTCGCCTCCGGTCTGAGCGAGGTGCGCGGCTCCACGGTCGTCGCCTCCGACGGTACGGAGGCCGAGGTCGACGCGATCGTCCTCGGCACCGGCTTCCATGTGACGGACATGCCGATCGCCGACCGGGTGGTGGGCGCGGAGGGCGTCACGCTCGCCGAGTCGTGGAAGGGCGGGATGCGGGCGCTGCGCGGTGCGAGCGCGGCCGGCTTCCCCAACTGGATGACGATCATCGGCCCCAACACGGGCCTCGGGAACTCCTCGATGATCCTGATGATCGAGGCCCAGCTGAACTACATGGCCGACTACCTGCGCCAGTTGGACGTGCTCGGCGGACGGGCGGCGCTCGACGCGCGGCCCTCGGCCGTCGGGGCCTGGAACCGACGCGTCCAGGACCGGATGAGGCGCACGGTCTGGAACACCGGCGGCTGCACCAGCTGGTACCTGGACGCCAACGGCCGCAACACCACGGTCTGGCCGGGCACCACCGCCGAGTTCCGCAGGGCGACCCGGACGGTCGACATCTCGGAGTACCAGGTCGTACGGGTGCCCGCGCAGCGGGACGCGAAGAAGGCCGTCGCCGAGGAGGTCGCCGGATGA
- a CDS encoding ribokinase, with protein sequence MDIAVHSLQLFIVVPIQSGGASVKIAVVGSYGAGLTMRVPKSPAAGETVSGGVFDPGPGGKGSNQAIGAARLGAEVSLLTAVGDDDFGREARALWQREGVGAEHVVTARNPTMVGFILVEPSGENRIAIAPGALDELGAAAVEPFRAEIASADVLVVSMEIPEEAVVAALRAGREAGTTTLLNPAPARPLPEDVWPLIDVITPNQTEAPVLLGLGAGHGLGDEELVRALQERTSGAAVLTRGGEGALIAQAAGVTRVPPHPAASVVDTTGAGDSFTAALAVALAEGHDLDRAVGYAAVAGAHTVSIAGVIPALPNRDQLNALIGTAR encoded by the coding sequence ATGGACATCGCTGTACATAGCCTCCAGTTGTTCATAGTTGTCCCCATACAAAGTGGTGGTGCATCGGTGAAGATCGCGGTTGTCGGAAGTTACGGTGCTGGCCTCACCATGCGTGTGCCCAAGTCACCTGCTGCAGGAGAGACCGTTTCGGGCGGGGTGTTCGACCCCGGGCCCGGAGGCAAGGGGAGCAATCAGGCGATCGGGGCCGCCAGGCTGGGTGCCGAGGTGTCGTTGCTGACCGCCGTGGGGGACGACGACTTCGGGCGGGAGGCCCGCGCCCTGTGGCAGCGGGAAGGTGTCGGCGCCGAGCATGTGGTGACCGCGCGGAACCCCACGATGGTGGGGTTCATCCTGGTCGAACCCTCCGGGGAGAACCGCATCGCCATCGCGCCCGGCGCGCTGGACGAGTTGGGAGCCGCCGCGGTCGAGCCGTTCCGTGCGGAGATCGCCTCGGCCGATGTCCTGGTGGTCTCGATGGAGATCCCCGAGGAGGCCGTGGTCGCCGCGCTCCGCGCGGGCCGTGAGGCCGGGACCACCACGCTGCTCAACCCGGCGCCCGCCCGGCCGCTGCCCGAGGACGTCTGGCCGCTCATCGACGTGATCACGCCGAACCAGACAGAGGCACCTGTTCTGCTCGGCCTCGGCGCCGGGCACGGTCTCGGGGACGAGGAACTCGTCCGGGCGCTCCAGGAGCGCACATCGGGCGCCGCCGTCCTCACCCGTGGTGGCGAGGGTGCGCTGATCGCACAGGCGGCCGGGGTGACCCGGGTACCGCCGCACCCGGCCGCGTCCGTCGTCGACACCACCGGTGCGGGTGACTCGTTCACCGCCGCACTCGCCGTCGCCCTCGCCGAAGGGCACGACCTGGACCGGGCGGTGGGGTACGCCGCCGTGGCGGGTGCCCACACCGTGTCCATCGCCGGGGTCATCCCCGCTCTGCCCAACAGAGACCAGCTGAATGCCCTGATTGGAACCGCACGATGA
- a CDS encoding alpha/beta fold hydrolase: MSRPLRTGSARPVPVRELMAVSADGSRLHVEVHGRDGAPAVVLSHGWTCNTGFWDAQIRDLAADHRVIAYDQRGHGTSPAVGPAGYTTDALADDLEAVLAATLEPGEKAVLVGHSMGGMTMMAASRRAGLREHAAAVLLCSTGSSRLIAESRVVPMRAGTVRTRMTRAILGARAPLGPVTPLSRRILKYATMGAGSAPDRVDTCARIVHACPRAARVAWGHVLADLDLDEGVRELRVPTAVIAGAEDRLTPPVHARAIAAALPDCLGLTELTGLGHMTPVEAPEAVTARIRELVTGYLPLRGRADGEGKEEVA; this comes from the coding sequence ATGAGCCGCCCCCTGCGCACCGGGAGCGCCCGGCCGGTCCCCGTGCGCGAACTCATGGCCGTCTCCGCCGACGGCTCCCGCCTCCACGTCGAGGTGCACGGACGGGACGGCGCCCCCGCGGTGGTCCTGTCCCACGGCTGGACCTGCAACACCGGCTTCTGGGACGCGCAGATCCGGGACCTGGCCGCGGACCACCGGGTCATCGCCTACGACCAGCGGGGCCACGGCACCTCACCCGCCGTCGGCCCGGCCGGATACACCACCGACGCGCTGGCCGACGACCTCGAAGCGGTGCTCGCCGCCACGCTGGAACCGGGCGAGAAGGCCGTACTCGTCGGGCACTCCATGGGCGGCATGACGATGATGGCCGCTTCCCGGCGGGCCGGGCTGCGCGAGCACGCGGCCGCCGTACTGCTGTGCAGCACCGGCAGTTCGCGGCTGATCGCCGAATCACGGGTCGTGCCGATGCGGGCCGGGACGGTCCGGACCCGGATGACCCGGGCGATCCTCGGCGCGCGGGCGCCGCTCGGACCGGTCACACCGCTGTCCCGCCGCATCCTCAAGTACGCGACGATGGGGGCGGGTTCGGCCCCGGACCGGGTCGACACCTGCGCCCGGATCGTGCACGCCTGCCCCCGCGCTGCCCGGGTCGCCTGGGGCCACGTCCTCGCGGACCTCGACCTCGACGAGGGCGTACGGGAGCTGCGGGTGCCCACCGCGGTGATCGCGGGTGCGGAGGACCGGCTGACGCCGCCCGTCCACGCCCGCGCGATCGCGGCGGCGCTCCCGGACTGCCTGGGGCTCACCGAGCTGACTGGGCTCGGGCACATGACGCCGGTGGAGGCGCCGGAGGCGGTCACGGCGAGGATCCGGGAACTCGTGACCGGGTATCTCCCGTTGCGGGGTAGGGCTGATGGAGAGGGCAAGGAGGAGGTCGCATGA
- a CDS encoding MerR family transcriptional regulator, with translation MEELAKEAGIPVRTLRFYRERGLISPPRREGRIAWYDDHHLARLRTIAGLLERGHTLTGIADLARTFESGRDVAEVLGLGEPTEETPVRLTPEQLADYFEGESTPENLATAMELGYLGTDGDEIVHISRRLLEVSAELVREGVPLATVLASGRRVREHADALADLFVATLRTHSTEAEPPQLRPLARAVVDAELSMALDRRLRRDAEAPKPPE, from the coding sequence ATGGAGGAGCTGGCCAAGGAGGCCGGCATCCCCGTACGGACGCTGCGCTTCTACCGGGAGCGAGGCCTGATCTCACCGCCGCGCCGCGAGGGCCGCATCGCCTGGTACGACGATCACCACCTGGCCCGGCTGCGCACCATCGCGGGCCTGCTGGAGCGCGGCCACACCCTCACCGGCATCGCCGACCTGGCCCGCACCTTCGAGAGCGGCCGCGATGTCGCCGAGGTGCTGGGCCTGGGCGAACCGACCGAGGAGACCCCGGTCCGGCTCACGCCCGAACAGCTCGCGGACTACTTCGAGGGCGAGTCCACCCCGGAGAACCTGGCGACCGCCATGGAGCTGGGCTACCTCGGCACGGACGGCGACGAGATCGTGCACATCAGCCGCCGCCTCCTGGAGGTGTCGGCCGAGCTGGTGCGGGAGGGGGTCCCGCTCGCCACGGTCCTCGCCTCCGGCCGCCGGGTCCGCGAGCACGCGGACGCCCTCGCCGACCTCTTCGTCGCCACCCTGCGCACCCACAGCACGGAGGCCGAACCGCCTCAACTGCGCCCGCTGGCACGCGCGGTGGTGGACGCGGAACTCTCCATGGCCCTGGACCGGAGGCTGCGCCGCGACGCGGAGGCGCCGAAGCCGCCGGAGTGA
- a CDS encoding ABC transporter permease, which produces MTSTTAPAREFALPFRRLLHARESGVFAALVLLFVLGVFLSPSFAQSDNLLSVGQQVAQIGIMAVGATFVILNGEIDLSVGSTYALSAISTGMLISDGWGWPLAMLAGLVVGAVAGLLNGLAVVVLGVPSFIVTLGTLSVFRGVALLISDGAPISLSSSQPGVADFNLLGQGLLFGVLPMQFVIFAVVAVIGVVLLSRSRFGFNTYAVGGNQEAARLVGVNVKRVKLTAFVLSGFTAGLAGVLGLSFLSYVQGVTGQGMELTVISAVIIGGAALFGGSGTMWGTVIGVAFIGLLQNILNVKGISSFWQTVITGLVIVAAVAADTWQRRRKSRA; this is translated from the coding sequence ATGACCTCGACCACCGCACCGGCGCGGGAGTTCGCCCTCCCGTTCCGCAGATTGCTCCACGCCCGTGAGTCCGGCGTCTTCGCCGCCCTCGTGCTGCTCTTCGTCCTGGGCGTCTTCCTCTCGCCCAGCTTCGCCCAGTCGGACAACCTGCTGTCGGTCGGGCAGCAGGTCGCCCAGATCGGCATCATGGCCGTCGGCGCGACGTTCGTGATCCTGAACGGCGAGATCGACCTGTCCGTGGGGTCCACCTACGCGCTGTCGGCGATCTCCACGGGAATGCTGATCTCGGACGGCTGGGGCTGGCCGCTCGCGATGCTGGCCGGCCTCGTCGTGGGCGCGGTGGCCGGACTGCTCAACGGGCTGGCGGTCGTCGTCCTCGGGGTGCCGTCGTTCATCGTCACCCTCGGTACGCTCAGCGTCTTCCGCGGCGTCGCGCTGCTCATCTCCGACGGCGCGCCGATCTCCCTCAGTTCCTCCCAGCCGGGCGTCGCGGACTTCAACCTGCTCGGTCAGGGGCTGCTGTTCGGCGTGCTCCCGATGCAGTTCGTGATCTTCGCCGTCGTCGCCGTCATCGGCGTGGTGCTCCTGTCCCGCTCCCGGTTCGGCTTCAACACCTACGCGGTCGGCGGCAATCAGGAGGCCGCGCGGCTCGTCGGCGTCAACGTCAAGCGGGTGAAGCTGACCGCCTTCGTGCTGTCCGGATTCACCGCCGGACTGGCCGGCGTGCTCGGCCTGTCCTTCCTGTCCTACGTCCAGGGCGTCACCGGGCAGGGCATGGAACTCACCGTGATCTCCGCCGTCATCATCGGCGGCGCGGCCCTGTTCGGCGGCTCCGGAACGATGTGGGGAACCGTCATCGGCGTCGCCTTCATCGGACTCCTCCAGAACATCCTCAACGTCAAGGGGATCTCCTCGTTCTGGCAGACCGTCATCACCGGCCTGGTCATCGTCGCCGCGGTGGCCGCCGACACCTGGCAACGCAGGCGCAAGTCCCGCGCCTGA
- a CDS encoding exodeoxyribonuclease III, producing the protein MLTVTSVNVNGLRAAAKKGFVEWLAQTDADVICLQEVRAEPQQLPAQVREPEGWHTVHAPAAAKGRAGVSLYSRRAPERVQIGFGGFGGAGSEEFDDSGRYVEIDLPGVTVASLYLPSGEVGTEKQEEKERFMAAFLPYLAGLKARAAADGREVVVCGDWNIAHQEADLKNWKGNKKSSGFLPEEREWLTRVFDEAAYVDVVRALHPDVEGPYSWWSYRGRAFDNDTGWRIDYQVATPGLAARAAKAWVERAATHGERWSDHAPVTVVYER; encoded by the coding sequence ATGCTGACTGTGACCTCCGTGAATGTAAACGGTCTCCGTGCCGCCGCGAAGAAGGGCTTCGTCGAGTGGCTGGCGCAGACCGACGCCGATGTGATCTGCCTCCAGGAAGTACGGGCCGAGCCGCAGCAGTTGCCGGCGCAGGTGCGTGAGCCCGAGGGCTGGCACACCGTCCACGCGCCGGCCGCGGCCAAGGGCCGGGCCGGGGTCTCGCTCTACTCCCGCCGGGCGCCCGAGCGGGTGCAGATCGGCTTCGGCGGCTTCGGTGGCGCCGGGAGCGAGGAGTTCGACGACAGCGGCCGGTACGTCGAGATCGACCTGCCGGGTGTCACGGTCGCGAGCCTGTACCTGCCCTCGGGTGAGGTCGGCACGGAGAAGCAGGAGGAGAAGGAGCGCTTCATGGCGGCCTTCCTGCCCTACCTGGCCGGGCTGAAGGCGCGGGCCGCCGCCGACGGCCGTGAGGTGGTGGTGTGCGGTGACTGGAACATCGCCCACCAGGAGGCCGACCTCAAGAACTGGAAGGGCAACAAGAAGAGCTCCGGCTTCCTCCCTGAGGAGCGGGAGTGGCTGACCCGGGTCTTCGACGAGGCCGCGTACGTCGACGTCGTACGCGCCCTGCACCCGGACGTCGAGGGTCCGTACTCGTGGTGGTCCTACCGGGGGCGCGCCTTCGACAACGACACGGGCTGGCGCATCGACTACCAGGTGGCCACTCCGGGGCTGGCCGCGCGCGCCGCGAAGGCGTGGGTCGAGCGGGCCGCCACGCACGGCGAGCGCTGGAGCGACCACGCGCCGGTGACCGTGGTGTACGAGCGGTAG